A stretch of the Papaver somniferum cultivar HN1 chromosome 6, ASM357369v1, whole genome shotgun sequence genome encodes the following:
- the LOC113291805 gene encoding accelerated cell death 11-like, protein MPMCTKYHFVVIEFASKKRDTISQNQDVETEDFARASALVAHFLGYLGFTFKFAEMDYVPKVADLAEASKSFMTLEAMLDRDVEQNTVRLAGSHSRNLLRIKRAIDTIRSFFKMILTTEYGDMSLKDLGIKAYDETLAPYHGWALRKAVHTGMFTLPTKAQFLKKVNQDEASTRFDLQSYVDASAIVIQYVDKLFLSRELGTEW, encoded by the exons ATACTATAAGCCAGAACCAAGATGTTGAAACCGAAGATTTTGCTCGTGCCAGCGCTCTTGTTGCTCATTTCTTAGGTTACTTGGGTTTCACATTCAAGTTTGCGGAAATGGATTATGTTCCTAAG GTTGCTGATCTAGCTGAAGCTTCAAAGTCTTTTATGACATTAGAAGCAATGCTGGATCGAGACGTTGAGCAAAACACTGTCAGATTAGCTGGTAGTCATTCAAGAAACCTTCTGAGAATCAAACGTGCAATCGATACAATCCGATCTTTCTTCAAGATGATTTTAACTACGGAATATGG GGACATGTCCTTGAAAGATCTAGGAATTAAGGCTTATGATGAGACTCTTGCTCCTTATCACGGATGGGCTTTACGGAAAGCCGTGCACACCGGGATGTTTACCCTTCCTACAAAGGCACAATTCTTAAAGAAGGTGAATCAAGATG AGGCCTCGACAAGATTTGATTTGCAAAGTTATGTTGATGCATCAGCTATTGTCATTCAGTACGTTGACAAGCTTTTTCTTTCAAGAGAGTTGGGTACGGAATGGTGA